The genomic window TATGTCCTCAGCGAAAACAAGGTCACGGGCTTTGCCTTTGCGCTGCTGATCCTGATCCTGGCCGCCGCGATCTTCGGTCCCTATGTGGTGCCCTACGATCCACTGGCCTCCGACACCGCGGCGACGTTGCAGCCGCCGTCGGCGGCGCACTGGTTCGGCACCGATCAGTTGGGACGCGACATTTTCAGCCGGGTCATCGTCGCGACCCGGCTCGACACCTTCATCGCGATCGCCTCCGTCGCGCTGGTGTTTTTGATGGGCGGCCTCGCCGGCATCGCGGCCGGCTATTTCGGCGGCTGGACCGACCGCATCGTCGGTCGCATCGCCGACACCATCATGGCGTTCCCGCTGTTCGTGCTGGCGATGGGCATCGTCGCCGCGCTCGGCAACACCGTGCAGAACATCATCCTGGCCACGGCCATCGTGAACTTCCCGCTCTATGCCCGCGTCGCGCGCGCCGAGGCCAATGTCCGCCGCAACGCCGGCTTCGTGCAGGCCGCGCGGCTATCAGGCAACGGCGAATCCCGCATCCTCTTGGTGCATATCCTCCCCAACATCATGCCGATCATGATCGTGCAGATGTCGCTGACCATGGGCTACGCCATCCTCAATGCTGCGGGCCTCTCCTTCATCGGTCTCGGCGTCCGCCCGCCCACGGCCGAATGGGGCATCATGGTCGCGGAAGGCGCGGGCTTCATGGTCTCAGGCGAATGGTGGATCGCGCTATTCCCCGGCCTCGCGCTGATGATCGCCGTGTTCTGCTTCAACCTCCTCGGCGACGGCCTGCGCGACATCGTCGATCCCCAGCGGAGGACGTGATGGCTAGCGTAGGTCCAAATTTGCCGCAGAAATTCCCCAATGAAATCAATCCCGTTCTACTGTGCATGGGGTTGTTTTTGCCATTTTTGTTTGGGAGGCACCCCTGACCGCCCAGCCCCTGCTCGACATCCAGGACCTCACCGTCGAATTCACGACCCGCCGCGGCATCGTGAAGGCGGTGCAGCACGTCGACATCACCGTCGCCAAGGGCGAGACGCTGGCGATCGTCGGCGAGTCCGGCTCCGGCAAATCGGTGACTTCCTATGCGGTGATGCGCATCCTCGATCGCGCGGGACGGATCGCCGAGGGCTCGGTGATGTTCTCGGGCATCGACGTCAAAGCCGCGACCGAGGACCAGATGCGCGATCTGCGCGGCCGCGAAGTCTCGATGATCTTCCAGAACCCGCGCGCAGCGCTCAATCCCATCCGCAAGGTCGGCGACCAGATCGAGGACGTCTTGCGCACCCATGTGCAGCAGGCCCAGGTCGCCGATCACGGCGAGAAGGCGATCGAGGCGCTGGAGCAGGTCAAGATCGCCCGCCCGCGCGAGCGCTACCACGCCTATCCGTTCGAGCTATCAGGCGGCATGTGCCAGCGCGTCGTCATCGCGCTGGCGCTCGCCTGCAATCCGCAACTGCTGATCGCGGACGAGCCGACGACCGGCCTGGACGTCACCACGCAGAAGGCGGTGATGGATCTGATCGTCGAGCTGACCAAGCGCCGCGCGATGTCGACCATCCTGATCACCCACGACCTCGGCTTGGCCGCCGCCTATTGCGATCGCGTCGTGGTGATGGAGAAGGGAAGGGTGGTCGAGACCGCGAAAGCTGCCGACATCTTCGCAAGCCCCCAGCACCCCTACACCAAGAAGCTGATGCGCGCGACGCCGCGGCTCGGCGTGAGCTTGCGGGATCTGTTGCCGGAAGAGGATGGCGCGGCGGCGGCGTCCTTCGCCTCTCCCCGCGTGCGGGGAGAGGCCGACACGCTCGGCAGCGCAATTGCGCGCCAGAGCGTGGCGGGTGAGGGGGACTCTCCCAGCACCGTGCTCGCGGATACAGCCCCTCACCCCGACCCTCTCCCCGTGAAGAACGAGGAGAGGGAGAAGAAGCCCCTCCTCCTCGTCGACAGGCTCGTCAAGGAATACCCCCGCCAGGGCGCGACCGCCCTGCTCGGAAAACTGTTCGGCCGCAAGCCGCCCGTGGAGCCGGACGTGTTCCGCGCCGTCGATGGCATCAGCTTCTCGATTGGCGTCGGCGAGAGCGTTGGCCTCGTCGGCGAGTCCGGTTGCGGCAAATCGACGACGTCGATGATGGTGATGCGCCTCCTGGACCAAACCTCGGGCCTGATCCAGTTCGACGGCGAGAACATCGGCGGCATCGCGCCTGCCAGCTTCGCCCGGCTGCCGCAGCGCAGCCGGATCCAGATGGTGTTCCAGGACCCGACCGACAGCCTCAACCCGCGCTTCACCGCCGCGCGCGCCATCGCCGATCCCATTCTGCAGCTCGGCGACATCAGGGGCCGCGACGCGCTCCGCGCCCGCTGCGAGGAGCTGGCCACCATGGTCGGCCTGCCGCACAACCTGCTCGACCGCTTCCCGCATCAATTGTCCGGCGGCCAGAAAGCCCGAATCGGCATCGCCCGCGCCATCGCGCTGCATCCCAAGCTCGTCATCCTCGACGAGCCGACGGCGGCGCTGGACGTCTCGGTGCAGGCCGTCGTGCTGAACCTGCTTCAGGACCTCAAGGCGCGACTAGGTATGAGCTATCTGTTCGTCTCGCATGATTTGAATGTGGTGCGCTTGTTGTGCGATCGTGTCATTGTGATGCGGACGGGTCGGATCGTCGAAGAGGGCTCTTCCGAGAATGTCTTGAGCGATCCGCAGGACGACTACACCAAAGAGCTGCTGACGGCGATCCCGCATCCGCCGTTGCAGATACACTAAGAGTGCACTGATTGTTCGAGAGAGCGATGGCCGAACCGCTGGACGACTATATCGACGCCGTATCGAAAGCGCTGGCACTGCCGGTTGAGGAGGCCTGGAGGCCGGCGGTGCGCGCCAACCTCGAAGTTTCGCTGCGGCTTGGCCGCCTCGTCGACGAATTCGCGCTGCCGGACGAGACCGAGCCGGCGCCGATTTTCACGGCCTGACGTCGCCATGACCATCAAGCCAGAGATGACGGCCTCGGGAATCGCGAGCGCGGTTGCGGGCGGCAGGATGTCGGCGCTCGCTGCCACGGAAGCAGCTCTCGCGCGCATCAAGCAGCACGACACCATCCTCAATTCCTTCACCGACGTCACCGCCGATCGCGCCTGTGCCAAGGCGCGCGCGATCGATGCCGACATCGCCGCGGGCAAGAAAGTCGGCCCGCTCGCCGGCGTGCCCTTCGCGGTGAAGAACTTGTTCGATGTCGCGGGCGTCGTCACGCGCGCCGGCTCGAAGATCAACCGCGACCTCGCGCCCGCCAGGCGCGACGCCACGCTGATCGAGCGGATGGAAGCGGCCGGCGCCGTGCTGGTCGGCGCCCTCAACATGGGCGAATACGCCTATGACTTCACCGGCGAAAACATCCATGACGGTCCCTCGCGCAATCCACATGACACCACGCGGATGACCGGCGGCTCGTCGGGCGGCTCCGGCAGCGCCGTCGGCGGCGCGCTGGTGCCGATCGCGCTCGGCTCGGACACCAATGGGTCGATCCGCGTGCCGTCCTCGTTCTGCGGCATCTTTGGCTTGAAGCCGACCTATGGTCGGCTGTCGCGGGCGCGCTCGTTCCCGTTCGTGGCGAGTCTCGATCATCTCGGTCCACTCGCACGCTCGGTCACCGACCTCGCACTCGCCTATGACGTCATGCAGGGCCCGGATGCCGATGATGGCGCCTGCACCACCCGTGGTGTCGAACAGGTGGCGCCGCTGCTCGGCGAGTCCATCTCAGGCTTGCGCGTCGCGATCGCCGGCGGTCACTTCCAGAAGAACGTGTTTCCGGAAGCGGTCGAAGCCGTCAGCCGCGTTGCCAAGGCGCTCGGCGCGACTGAGGTCGTCGACATCCCCGAAGCCTCGCGCGCCCGCGCGGCCGCCTATGTCATCACCACCGCCGAGGGCGCCTCGCTGCATCTCGACCGCCTGCGCAAGCGCCCGAACGATTTCGATCCGGCCGTGCGCGACCGCTTGATCGCCGGCGCCATGGTGCCGGCGCCGCTGATCGACCGCGCGCAAAAATTCCGCCGCTGGTATCGCGCTCAGCTGGCCGAAATCTTCAAGTCGGTCGACGTACTGCTTGCGCCGGCAACGCCGTGCACCGCGCCGAAGCTTGGTCAGGTGAATTTCACGCTCGACGGCGTCGAGCTGCCGGTGCGGGCCAATATCGGCATCCACACCCAGCCGATCTCCTTCATCGGCCTGCCGGTCGTCGCCGTGCCGGTGCCCCTCGAGCCGCTGCCGATCGGCGTGCAGATCATCGCCGCGCCTTGGCGCGAGGACATCGCGTTGCGCGTCGCGCACGCATTGGAGAAGATGGGCGTGGTATCCGCGCCGTCGCCGAGGGGACTTTAAGAGGAATTTGAGATGGAGATCGATCTCCCCGACGTGATCGCGGAAGTCAAAGCCGCATTCGAGCGCTATGAGCAGGCCCTCGTCAGCAACGACGTCGCCGTGCTCGGCGAGCTCTTCCGCAATGATTCCCGCACGCTGCGCTACGGCATCGGCGAGAATCTCTATGGCTATGAGGCGATCTCCGGCTTCCGCGCCGGCCGCTCGCCGGTCGGCCTGAACCGGCGCACCGCGAAGACCGTGATTACGAGCTATGGCCGCGAGGCGGCCGTGGCCTCCACCTTGTTCTATCGCGACACGGCGCCCGGCAAGGTCGGCCGGCAGATGCAGACGTGGATTCGTTTCCCCGAGGGCTGGCGCGTCGTCGCCGCCCATGTCAGCATCATCGACGAGCCGAAAGAGACCGTATGACGCTTGACGACTTTCCGCAGGGCACGCTGCCGGCCGAGCCGGTGGTGCCGCGCGTCGACCGTCCTTCGCCGTCGGTGCACAAGGTCACGCGCGCCGAGGAACTGCGCCTTCAGCTCGCCGATGAGATCGTGCGCGGAACCCTGGCTCCCGGTGCACCGTTGGACGAAACCGACATTGCGCGGCGGTTCAGCGTCTCGCGCACGCCGGTGCGCGAGGCGTTGCGCCAGCTGGTCGCGAGCGGTCTCGTCGAGGCGCGCGCCCATCGTGGCGCGGTGGTGGCGCAGCCCTCGATCGAGCGTCTCAAGAGCATGTTCGAGGCGATGGCTGAGCTCGAGGCGCTGTGCGCGGGCCTTGCCGCCGAGCGCATGTCCGCCGCCGAGCGGCATGGATTGGAGTCCATTCACGAAGAGCTGCGGGTGCTGAGCTATGCCGGCAATCCCGAGCGTTTCCACGAGGTCAATGAGCGCTTCCACAATGCGATCTATGCGGGATCGCAGAATGGCTACATCGCCGAGATCACGCTCGCCACCCGCGTCCGCGTGCAGCCGTTCCGCCGCGCCCAGTTCCGCAATCTCGGTCGCCTCGCCAAATCGCAAGCCGAGCACGACCGCGTCGTCGTCGCCATCATGCGCGGCGACAAGCAAGGCGCCGCCGCTGCCATGCGCGCACACATCGAGTTGGTGCGCGGCGAGTATGAGATCTACGCGGTGTCGGTGTAGGGCGGCGCGCGCGGTGCCGTAGCAACCATTAAACGCCGAGGAGTTTTTCAGTCCACGGCGTTCCGCGTTGCACGACGGTGTTGGCATAGATGAGCAGCTTGCGCGCGCATGCGATGAGAGCGGCATTGTGAGCCTTTCCGGCCGCAGTCAGGCGGGCATAGAGGGCCATGACGGCCTTATTCCAGCGGAAGGCCGCAGGCAGGGCTGCCGCAAACAGAGAGCGACGCAGGCGAGCGCGGCCGCCGGCGATACGGCGTTGGCCCTTGTACTGCCCGCTATCGTTGTCGAAGGGAGCCAGCCCGGCAAGGGCTGCGACTTCCTCCCGGCTGACACGGCCGAGTTCAGGCATGCGGACCAGGAGGGCCAGTGCCGTGCGCTCACCGATCCCGGGAATGCTCATCACGAGGTCAAGGCGGACAGCGAGATCGTGGTGAGCGCGTAGTTGCTTGGCGATGTGACGGATTTGGGAGAGCCGCCTTGCCTTCAACCGGGCAATGTCATCCAGCACGATGCGGCGTAGCCCAGGCTTATCGAGATGCTCGAGCCGGGTCTTGAAGCGCTTGATGTCGTCCTCGATCTGCTCGAGGAAGGTGAGCTGCTCGGCGAGCTCCGCCAAGCGCGGATCCGGCGCACTCCTCACCTCTTCGAGCGATGCCGCGCAGGCAGCAATCAGCGCGGCATCCAGCGTATCGTTCTTGGCGCGACGCAATCGGGAGCGGCCGAACGCCTTGACCTGGATCGGCTGCAGCACCAGCACGATGACGCCGGCCGCACGCAAATGCTCCACTACCCCACGCTCGTAACCGCCGGTCGCTTCGATCCCGACTCGCTTGACGCCAGCTTTGGTCAGCAGTTGCACCAGCTTCCGCCAACCGGGAAGGTCGTTGGCGACCTCCCAACCCTCGTCTCGACCATGAACTACAATGTCGAGCTTCGCCTTGGACGTATCGATTCCCGCTGTCGTCGTGCTAGTCTGTGCCATCTTCGTCGACCCTGCCTTGTGAAGCGAACCTGATTGTTCCGGCAACCATCCGGGTCCGATGAAGGTGCTGGCGCGATCCTGCTACGGGGCAGCCACAAACTGCTCAGGGTGGGCGCGATCCGATCGCCAGCGGCCTGCCGCGGGTTGCAGCCGCGGCAGGCCATTCCTCACGGAACACGCCGACAATATCTGATTGCGCTATTACAAGGGTGGGCAAAGGCGCAAAGCGCCGTGCCCACCGTCTTTCCTATTTGATGTTGATGGTGGGCACGCTTCGCTTTGCCCACCCTACGGCACCTAAGCCGTCGCGGCTTCCTTCATATACTTCCGCCAGCCACCATACGCCGTGATATCGCGCGCCTCGCCCAGCACCTCAGGCTCGACGAGAAAGCCCTTCACGCTGCGGCCATCAGCGAGCCGGATCGTGCCGATCGCCATCGGCGCGGGAATCGCATTGACGAACTTGCCGAAGGCGGACGACGACAGCGACCAGATCTCCAGCTCGATCGCGGCGCCCTTGCCGGCTTCGACGCGCAGCATGCCCGGCTTCGGCGGTGTGGTCTTGAGCGCGTAGAGCTTGTAGTCGGGCGCTGTCTTGGTCGCCTCGACCAGCTTCCCGTTCAGGGCCTTCAATTCGCGGTTCAGCGCCATGCCAGACAGATGGGCGCCGACGACGGCGATCGGAATCTCGTCGCCGCTGCTTGCGAGAAGCGGCGCGAGCGGTGCTTGCGCCACGCGCTGCGCGCCGAGACTCAGCTTCGTATCCGCATGGAACACACGGCCGATGCTCGCGAGCAGCGCGTCGCATCCTGCGGGGGCGAGCAGCGTGATGCCGAATGGAATGCCGTCCGCGCGCATCGAAGCCGGCACGGCGAGGCCACAGAGATCGAGCAGATTGACAAAATTGGTGTAGGTGCCGAGCCGACTGTTGAGCTCGATCGGATTGGCCAGCACTTGCGCGGTCGTATAAGCGGTCGGCGCCGTCGGCAGCACCAGGGCGTCGATATGCGCGAAAGTGCGCTCGGCGGCCTTGCGCAGGCCCTGGAGGCGGTAGAGCGCGGAGAAGGTCTCCGCCGCCGTCAGCCGCGCGCCGGCCGCCGTGATCTCGCGCGTCACCGGATGGATCGCATCGGGTGCGGACGCGAGCAGATTCTTGATCACGAGGTAACGCTCGGCGACCCACGGACCCTCATAGAGCAGCCGCGCCGTCTCGTAGAACGGCTCGAGGTCGAACTCAGTCAGTGTCGCGCCAAGGGCGGTCCAGCGCTTCAGCGCATCGCTGTAAGCGGCTTCCACTTTCTTGTCGCCGAAGAAGATCAGCTGTCCGTTGCGCGGCACGCCGAGGCGCAAATTCGCCGGCAACGGCGTGATCGGCTGAAGCGGCCGGTCGCGCGAGAACGGATCGGCCTGATCCGGCCCCGCCATCACGGAGAGCGCCAGCGCGGTGTCGTCGACCGTCAAGGCGAATACCGAGATGCAGTCGAGCGTGCGGCAGGCGGGCACCAGGCCCGCGGTCGAGATCATGCCGAGGCTCGGCTTCAGCCCGACGATGTTGTTGAGCATCGCCGGCACGCGGCCGCTGCCGGCGGTGTCGGTGCCGAGCGACAGCGGCACCAGCCCGGCGCCGACGGCGACCGCCGATCCCGAACTCGATCCGCCGGGAATGAGATCGTCGCGGATCGAATTCTTGGGAATGCCGTAGGGCGAGCGCACGCCGACGAGGCCGGTCGCGAACTGGTCGAGATTGGTCTTGCCGATGATGATGGCGCCGGCGGCGCGCAGGCGCTCGACCGCGGTGGAGTCGCGTGTCGGCGTATAGGAGAAGGCGGGGCAGGCCGCCGTGGTCGGAAATCCCAGCGCGTCGATATTGTCCTTGACCGCAACCGGCACGCCATAGAGCGGCAGGCTCGCGGCATCCTTCGTGGCAAGTCTCTCGGCTTCCGCGACTGCGTCCTTTTCGTCGCGCAGGCTGATGAACACGGCGGGATCGTTATGGTCGCGGATGCGCTGATAGGTCCGTGCGACCGTCTGCGCCGGCGTCAGGGTGCCCGCGCGATGCGCGGCCACAATCGCGGCGATCGTTTCAGGCTGCTCAGCCCCCATGGCGACAAAACTCCGGCAACTGGTTTCCCCGGCTTGAAGCAAGCGATGTGCCATTGTGTACAGTATCGGGGCCAGGCAGGTGCCGCGGATATTGTCGTGAGATCAGTAGCTTGCGGAGTTCTGGTGGTCGAGCGCAATTGCTCGGTTGCAGGCATCTGCTTAAACTGTGGGCAGCCGAGATCAGGTAAAGTCGGCGAGGATCCGGAGCAGGTGCTGCCGGTTCTCCCTGCCGAGCTTCGCCTCGACATGCCGCTCGTGTTCGGCCGCGAGGCGCTTGAACTTGGCCAGCGCCGCCGCGCCCGGCGCGGTGAGGTGTAGCGCGTGCGAGCGCCGGTCCGTCTTCGACTTGATCCGCTTCACGTATCTGCGCTGTTCGAGGCTGTCGAGCAGATGCACCAGCCGGGCGCGCTCGATGCCGAGGCGCTTGGCCACCGCCATCTGCGACAGGCCCGGATTGGCGCCGATCACCGTCAGCACCGAATATTGCGTCGGCCGGATATCGACCTCGCCGAGCGTCTTGATGAAGTCCTGGAAGATCCAGATCTGGAAGCGCCGCACCGCATAACCGGCGTGGCCGACCAGCGCGTCCAGGCCGACCTCGTCGGCGTCGTTCCGCTGCACGGCGCCGTTGCCGGCGCGTTGGCGTGGGGACGTCTGGGCTGCGCTGGTTGTCACATCGTGTCTCCCTCTGCCGAACCTTAGCGCTTCGACGCTCGGGGTGAAAGATTGTTGTTGACGACAACAATTGTCGTGCCCAACATTGTGGCCAAGGCAGCCCGGAACGAGGCTGCGGCCGATCCCGGATCCGGGGCGAGGAGGAAACCCGATGACAGCCGCCTCACGCGGTGATGCTGCGAGCCTGTTCGCAACACCCAGAACCGTTGCCGAGCATCGCGCCGACGGCAGCATCGTGCTGCGCTCGCCCGAGCCGCTTGGCGAAAGCGCGCGCTGCACCGGCGACTGGCTGGAGCAGTGGGCGCGGCAAACGCCCGATACGATCTTCCTCGCCGAGCGCGGCAGCGCCGAACGGCCCTGGACCACCGTCACCTACGCGCAGGCGCTGCGGCAGGTACGGGCGGCCGCGTCCTGGATCCTGGCGCAGGGCCTCAGTGCCGAGCGCCCGCTCGCCATCCTCTCCGACAACAGCATTGATCATGCGCTGCTCGCGCTCGCCGCGCAGCATGTCGGCGTGCCCTCGGCGGCGATCTCGCCTGCCTATTCGCTGATGTCGAAAGATTTCGACAAGCTCAGGAGCATGATCGCGCTGCTCGAGCCAGGCGCGATCTATGTCTCCGCGATGAAGCCATTTGCGGCGGCGCTAGATGCGATCGGGCCGCTGCACACGGCGCAGATCATCAGCGGCAATGCCGACGATGTCGACGCGCTGTCGTTCCGCACCATCGCGGCGACGCCCGAAACGTCCGACGTCGCAAAAGCCTTCGCCGCGGTGACGCCAGACACGATCGCAAAATTGCTGTTCACCTCGGGCTCGACCGGTACGCCCAAGGCGGTCATCAACACCCAGCGCATGCTGACATCGAGCCAGCAGGCCAAGGCGCAGACATGGACATTCCTCGAACCGGGCTGCGGCGATCTCGTGATTCTCGATTGGCTGCCCTGGAGCCACACCTTCGGCGCCAATCACAATTTCAACCTCGTGCTGCGCAACGGCGGCTCGCTCTACATCGACGGCGGCAAACCGGCTCCGGGCCTGTTTGCGATCTCGCTCGCCAATCTAAGAAGCGTGATTCCGACGGTCTATTTCAACGTGCCACGCGGCTTCGACATGCTGATCGCGGCGCTCCGCGGCGATGAGGAGCTGCGCCGCCGCTTCTTCGGCGAGGTGAAGTTCGCGTTCTATGCTGGCGCCGCGCTGCCGCAGAATCTCTGGGATGCGCTGGAGCAGCTTTCCATCGAGACCGTCGGTCGTGCGTTGCCGATGGTCTCGGCCTGGGGCTCGACCGAAACTTCCCCGCTCGCGACCGATTGCCATTTCCTCGCAGAACGCTCGGGCAATATCGGCGTGCCCATTCCCGGCACCGAGCTCAAGCTCGTCGCCTCCGGCGATAAGCTGGAGGTGCGCGTACGCGGTCCCAACGTCACGCCGGGCTATTGGAAGGCGCCCGAGCTGACGAAGCAGGCGTTCGACGAAGAGGGCTTCTATCTCATTGGCGACGCCGTGAAGTTTGCCGATGCGAAGCGGCCTGAGCGCGGCCTGTTCTTCGATGGTCGCGTCGCGGAAGATTTCAAGCTCAATTCCGGCACCTGGGTCAGCGTCGGCACGCTGCGCGTCGCCGGCATCGCCGCATTGGCGCCGCTCGCGCAGGACATCGTCGTCACCGGCCATGGCGGCGACGAGGTGCGCTTCCTGGTGTTCCCGAATATCGCTGCCTGCCGCGCCCATGCCGGGCTGGGCGAGACGGCAACTGTGAACGACGTGCTGGCGCATGACAAGGTCAGGACCGCGATCGCGCAAGGTCTGGCACGGCTGAAACAGCAGAGCGGCAACTCCTCCGGCCATGCCACGCGCGCGTTGCTGCTCGCCGAGCCGCCGTCGGTCGACGGCGGCGAGATCACCGACAAGGGCTACATCAACCAGCGCGCCGTGCTGACGCGCCGCGCGGATGCGGTGGCGCGGTTGAATGATGATGCGTCGGCGGAGTGGATTGGCTGTGCTTGACCGGGCGCTCTCCTCACACCTTCTTCGCTTCCACCGCCATTCGCACCGCGAGCCCGGCCAGCACCGTGCCCATCAGCCAGCGCTGCAACAGCATCCAGCTCGGCCGGCTCGCCAGGAACAGCGCGATCGATCCGGCCGCGAGCGCGATCATCGCATTGACGCTGACGCTGATCGCGATCTGGATCGCCCCTAACACCACCGACTGTGTCAGCACGCTGCCGGCGGTCGGATCGATGAACTGCGGCAGCAGCGCCAGATACAGCATCGCGATCTTCGGGTTGAGCAGGTTGGTGACGAAGCCCATCGCGAACAATTTGCGCGGGCTGTCGATCGCGAGCTTCCTGACCTGGAACGGCGAGCGCCCGCCCGGCTTCACCGCCTGCCAGGCGAGCCACAGCAGATAGCCGGCGCCAGCGAAGCGCAGCGCGTCATAGGCGAAGGGAATGGCGAGCAGCAGCGCCGTGATGCCGAACGCCGCGCACAGCATGTAGAACACGAAGCCCAGCGCCACGCCGCCGAGCGAGACGATGCCCGCCGCCGGCCCCTGCGTGATCGAGCGCGAGATCAGGTAGATCATGTTCGGCCCGGGCGTGAGCACGAGGCCGAGGCAGACGAGGGCAAAGCCGAGCAGGGCAGGAGTGTGGGGCATGGGTGAACCGGTGCGGAGGACGCGATGGTTCTAATATGCGCGGCGAAGTGGGGCCATCGCGCAATTGCACGGAGGACAATTGAGTTTCTGGGCGCGCGCTCGCTGCGCTCCCTCGCCCCGTTCTTACGGGGAGAGGGTTGGGATGAGGGGCTTCTCTCCACGGATGAGATCGCCGAGAGGCCTGTACCCTCACCCGGATCGCGCCGGACGATGCTCCGCATCGCCGGCGGCGATCCGACCTCTCCCCGCAAGCGGGAAGAAGCGAAGAGACAGCTTCAATGCGCCTCGTCCCAGTTCGTCGCGGCACGCGCATCGACATGCAGCGGCACCGACAGCAGCACGGCCGGGAACGGGGCGTCCTGCATCACGTGCTGCACCACGGGCAGCGTCGCCTCGACTTCGGCGTCCGGCACCTCGAAGATCAATTCGTCATGCACCTGGAGCAGCATCTGCGCCGACAGCTTCTTCTTGACCAGCGCATCTTCCACGCGCGTCATGGCGCGCCGGATGATATCGGCGGCGGTGCCCTGGAGACGGGCGTTGATCGCGGCGCGCTCGTTGAAAGCGCGCACCGAGGCGTTGGAGGCCTTGATATCGGGGTAGTGGCATTTGCGGCCGAACAGCGTGGTGACGTAGCCGTAGCTGCGGCAGAAGTCGCGCGTCTCGTCCATATAGGCGCGGATGCCGGGGAAGCGCTCGAAGTATTTCTTGATGTAGGCCGAGGCCTCCTCGCGCGCGATGCCGAGCTGGTTGGCGAGTCCGAACGCCGAGATGCCGTAGATGATGCCGAAATTGATCGCTTTGGCGCGGCGGCGGATTTCGCTGGGCATGCCCTTGATCGGGACGCCGAACATTTCCGACGCGGTCATGGCGTGAATGTCGAGCCCGTCGCGGAACGCCTGCTTCAGCACAGGAATGTCGGCGATCTCCGCCAGCAGCCGCAGCTCGATCTGCGAATAGTCGGCGGAGACCAGCTTGTGCCCGGGCGTCGCGACGAAGGCCCGGCGGATCTTGCGGCCGTCCTCGGTGCGCACCGGGATGTTCTGCAAGTTCGGCTCGTTC from Bradyrhizobium zhanjiangense includes these protein-coding regions:
- a CDS encoding ABC transporter permease, producing the protein MSSVAPAVEPVGPARTSGLSAILEQTRYVLSENKVTGFAFALLILILAAAIFGPYVVPYDPLASDTAATLQPPSAAHWFGTDQLGRDIFSRVIVATRLDTFIAIASVALVFLMGGLAGIAAGYFGGWTDRIVGRIADTIMAFPLFVLAMGIVAALGNTVQNIILATAIVNFPLYARVARAEANVRRNAGFVQAARLSGNGESRILLVHILPNIMPIMIVQMSLTMGYAILNAAGLSFIGLGVRPPTAEWGIMVAEGAGFMVSGEWWIALFPGLALMIAVFCFNLLGDGLRDIVDPQRRT
- a CDS encoding dipeptide ABC transporter ATP-binding protein, with amino-acid sequence MTAQPLLDIQDLTVEFTTRRGIVKAVQHVDITVAKGETLAIVGESGSGKSVTSYAVMRILDRAGRIAEGSVMFSGIDVKAATEDQMRDLRGREVSMIFQNPRAALNPIRKVGDQIEDVLRTHVQQAQVADHGEKAIEALEQVKIARPRERYHAYPFELSGGMCQRVVIALALACNPQLLIADEPTTGLDVTTQKAVMDLIVELTKRRAMSTILITHDLGLAAAYCDRVVVMEKGRVVETAKAADIFASPQHPYTKKLMRATPRLGVSLRDLLPEEDGAAAASFASPRVRGEADTLGSAIARQSVAGEGDSPSTVLADTAPHPDPLPVKNEEREKKPLLLVDRLVKEYPRQGATALLGKLFGRKPPVEPDVFRAVDGISFSIGVGESVGLVGESGCGKSTTSMMVMRLLDQTSGLIQFDGENIGGIAPASFARLPQRSRIQMVFQDPTDSLNPRFTAARAIADPILQLGDIRGRDALRARCEELATMVGLPHNLLDRFPHQLSGGQKARIGIARAIALHPKLVILDEPTAALDVSVQAVVLNLLQDLKARLGMSYLFVSHDLNVVRLLCDRVIVMRTGRIVEEGSSENVLSDPQDDYTKELLTAIPHPPLQIH
- a CDS encoding DUF4089 domain-containing protein, translating into MAEPLDDYIDAVSKALALPVEEAWRPAVRANLEVSLRLGRLVDEFALPDETEPAPIFTA
- a CDS encoding AtzE family amidohydrolase; this translates as MTIKPEMTASGIASAVAGGRMSALAATEAALARIKQHDTILNSFTDVTADRACAKARAIDADIAAGKKVGPLAGVPFAVKNLFDVAGVVTRAGSKINRDLAPARRDATLIERMEAAGAVLVGALNMGEYAYDFTGENIHDGPSRNPHDTTRMTGGSSGGSGSAVGGALVPIALGSDTNGSIRVPSSFCGIFGLKPTYGRLSRARSFPFVASLDHLGPLARSVTDLALAYDVMQGPDADDGACTTRGVEQVAPLLGESISGLRVAIAGGHFQKNVFPEAVEAVSRVAKALGATEVVDIPEASRARAAAYVITTAEGASLHLDRLRKRPNDFDPAVRDRLIAGAMVPAPLIDRAQKFRRWYRAQLAEIFKSVDVLLAPATPCTAPKLGQVNFTLDGVELPVRANIGIHTQPISFIGLPVVAVPVPLEPLPIGVQIIAAPWREDIALRVAHALEKMGVVSAPSPRGL
- the hpxZ gene encoding oxalurate catabolism protein HpxZ, giving the protein MEIDLPDVIAEVKAAFERYEQALVSNDVAVLGELFRNDSRTLRYGIGENLYGYEAISGFRAGRSPVGLNRRTAKTVITSYGREAAVASTLFYRDTAPGKVGRQMQTWIRFPEGWRVVAAHVSIIDEPKETV
- a CDS encoding GntR family transcriptional regulator, whose translation is MTLDDFPQGTLPAEPVVPRVDRPSPSVHKVTRAEELRLQLADEIVRGTLAPGAPLDETDIARRFSVSRTPVREALRQLVASGLVEARAHRGAVVAQPSIERLKSMFEAMAELEALCAGLAAERMSAAERHGLESIHEELRVLSYAGNPERFHEVNERFHNAIYAGSQNGYIAEITLATRVRVQPFRRAQFRNLGRLAKSQAEHDRVVVAIMRGDKQGAAAAMRAHIELVRGEYEIYAVSV
- a CDS encoding IS110 family transposase — translated: MAQTSTTTAGIDTSKAKLDIVVHGRDEGWEVANDLPGWRKLVQLLTKAGVKRVGIEATGGYERGVVEHLRAAGVIVLVLQPIQVKAFGRSRLRRAKNDTLDAALIAACAASLEEVRSAPDPRLAELAEQLTFLEQIEDDIKRFKTRLEHLDKPGLRRIVLDDIARLKARRLSQIRHIAKQLRAHHDLAVRLDLVMSIPGIGERTALALLVRMPELGRVSREEVAALAGLAPFDNDSGQYKGQRRIAGGRARLRRSLFAAALPAAFRWNKAVMALYARLTAAGKAHNAALIACARKLLIYANTVVQRGTPWTEKLLGV